In a genomic window of Cuculus canorus isolate bCucCan1 chromosome 4, bCucCan1.pri, whole genome shotgun sequence:
- the RFC1 gene encoding replication factor C subunit 1, protein MDIRKFFGVVPSGKRQVCETVTKSEKIKNGEGPSSGKKKETKVNNSPSEDDSKVKRTNKKRRIIYDSDSEEEVQPVKKSKKPSEKKAATSKLGKVLKQDPVVYISETDEEDDFVDKGISLKPKENGTSAFGCPGIITVKKDDVKPRAKSKQKISPVKQTPTSALDFFGTSSVQRSEKKLVASKRKEPSQCRDDTVDDEAIARQLQIEEDSELERQLHEDEEFAKTLAMLDETPQKKKVRKDSGGEQTVLSLKSSPNETERYKQMERATNSTGEAKSNTAKQQTKSEHSKGSRLSPKSSDDKTARELIDKTLPLKPSSKLVSPKQKEEIAEKERGAQSLVSKQKNASGKEEKSTPKKEKISPKKSESVSPEDSEKKRTNYQAYRSFLNREGPKALGSKEIPQGAENCLEGLTFVITGVLECIERDEAKSLIERYGGKVTGNVSKKTNYLVMGRDCGQSKCEKASALGTKVIDEDGLFDLIRTMPGKRSKYELAAEMEAKKAEPRPKRTPQKAEAGKRNFSPFKRNADNKKNKSTPEKEDAVKSVKKETSAVRKLMDFKHQTVEKKEASKPKGNLVSEINEDATEKLLWVDKYKPVSLKTIIGQQGEQSCANKLLRWLRNWHKNTLEDGPAKTNKTGGKDDGTGFKAALLSGPPGVGKTTTASLVCKELGYSYVELNASDTRSKNSLKEVVAESLNNTSIADFCSGTSSSVSGKHVLIMDEVDGMAGNEDRGGIQELIGLIRHTKIPIICMCNDRNHPKIRSLVHYCFDLRFQRPRLEQIKGAMMSIAFKEGLKIPPPAMQEIILAANQDIRQVLHNLNMWCAKDKSLTYDEAKTDASRAKKDIKLGPFDVVRKVFATGEEASRMSLIDKSDLFFHDYSLAPLFVQENYVHVKPAAAGGNLKKHLVLLSRAADSICDGDIVDKQIRSKQNWNLLPTQAIYASVLPGELMRGHMSQFPVFPSWLGKFSSTGKHDRIIQELAMHMSLRTQTCKRTVNMEYLSYLRDALVQPLKDFGTDGVQEAITFMDSYCLMKEDVENIMEISMWGGKPSPFSKLDPKVKAAFTRAYNKEAHLTPYSLNSVKTFKQQSGSMVALEPSEDLNVEEIQSDEDEQDTVESDAMIKQKKAKSSKPTKREKNEETTKKEGKRKEKTRQ, encoded by the exons ATGAAGAAGATGACTTTGTCGATAAAGGAATTTCTCTGAAACCGAAGGAGAATGGGACGTCAGCCTTTGGTTGTCCAGGAataattacagtgaaaaaagaCGATGTAAAACCACGAGCtaagagcaaacaaaaaatatctccAGTGAAACAGACTCCCACCTCAGCGCTTGATTTCTTTGGGACAAGTAGTGTTCAGCGATCAGAAAAGAAACTGGTAGcaagtaaaaggaaagaa cCTTCACAATGCAGAGATGACACAGTAGATGATGAGGCAATTGCTAGACAACTGCAGATTGAAGAAGATTCAGAG ctgGAGAGACAGCTGCATGAAGATGAGGAATTTGCTAAAACTTTGGCCATGCTGGATGAAacaccacagaagaaaaag GTTCGGAAAGATTCAGGAGGAGAGCAGACAGTGTTGAGCCTCAAGAGCAGTCCTAATGAGACAGAAAGATATAAGCAGATGGAAAGAG caacAAACTCAACAGGTGAAGCAAAGAGTAACACTGCAAAGCAGCAAACTAAATCCGAACACTCAAAAGGGTCTCGTTTATCACCAAAGTCATCTGATGATAAAACAGCAAGAGAGCTGATAGATAAAACGTTGCCTTTGAAACCTAGCTCTAAGCTTGTCTCTCcgaaacaaaaagaagagattgctgaaaaggaaagaggtgCTCAAAGTTTggtatcaaaacaaaaaaatgcttcagggaaagaagagaagtcaacaccaaagaaagagaaaatttctcCGAAGAAGTCTGAG TCTGTAAGTCCTGAGGACTCTGAGAAGAAGCGAACCAATTATCAAGCCTACCGAAGCTTCCTTAATCGCGAGGGACCGAAAGCGCTGGGTTCCAAAGAGATACCTCAG GGAGCTGAAAACTGCTTGGAAGGCCTGACATTCGTAATTACAGGTGTTCTGGAGTGTATTGAAAGAGATGAGGCCAAGTCTCTGATTGAACGTTATGGAGGAAAAGTAACTGGCAACGTCAGCAAGAAGACAAACTACCTGGTCATGGGGCGAGACTGTGGCCAGTCTAAGTGTGAAAAG GCATCAGCTTTAGGGACGAAAGTTATTGATGAAGATGGCCTGTTTGATCTTATTCGAACAATGCCGGGCAAAAGGTCCAAATATGAGCTGGCGGCTGAAATGGAG GCAAAGAAGGCAGAGCCCAGACCTAAAAGGACACCACAGAAAGCTGAAGctggaaaaaggaattttagCCCCTTCAAAAGGAATgctgataataaaaaaaataagtctacTCCTGAAAAAGAAGATGCTGTCAAATCTGTTAAGAAAGAAACCTCTGCTGTTCGAAAACTCATGGACTTCAAACACCAAActgtagagaagaaagaagcatcAAAACCTAAGGGGAACTTGGTTTCTGAGATAAATGAAGATGCAACAGAGAAATTGTTATGGGTAGATAAATATAAGCCTGTATCTCTTAAGACAATAATTGGACAGCAGGGTGAGCAAAGCTGTGCCAATAAACTGCTCCGATGGCTCCGAAATTGGCACAAGAATACGTTGGAAGATGGACCAG CAAAGACCAATAAAACTGGAGGCAAAGATGATGGTACTGGTTTTAAAGCAGCATTACTTTCTGGTCCACCTGGAGTTGGTAAAACTACTACAGCTTCTTTGGTTTGTAAG GAGCTGGGATATAGCTACGTGGAGCTGAACGCCAGTGACACCCGCAGTAAGAACAGTCTAAAGGAAGTAGTTGCCGAATCACTTAACAACACAAGCATTGCAGACTTCTGTTCTG GCACATCTTCATCAGTTAGCGGGAAACATGTATTGATCATGGATGAAGTGGATGGTATGGCAGGCAATGAAGACAGAGGAGGGATTCAG GAATTGATTGGTTTGATACGACACACAAAGATACCTATCATCTGTATGTGTAATGATCGAAACCATCCTAAAATTCGTTCCTTGGTCCACTATTGTTTTGATCTTCGTTTTCAGAGACCTCGTCTAGAACAGATTAAG GGTGCCATGATGTCTATTGCATTTAAAGAAGGTTTAAAAATTCCACCACCTGCCATGCAAGAGATAATCCTGGCAGCAAATCAGGACATCAGACAG GTTTTACATAATCTTAATATGTGGTGTGCAAAAGATAAATCATTGACTTACGATGAGGCTAAAACGGATGCTAGCAGAGCCAAGAAGGATATCAAACTG GGCCCTTTTGATGTTGTCCGGAAGGTTTTTGCAACTGGAGAGGAGGCTTCTCGTATGTCTCTTATAGACAAATCGGATCTTTTCTTCCATGATTATTCTCTAGCACCTCTGTTTGTCCAAGAGAACTATGTACATGTGAAACCAGCCGCTGCTGG aggaaatcTGAAAAAGCACTTGGTACTTCTGAGTCGCGCAGCTGATAGTATATGTGATGGTGATATAGTGGACAAACAGATTCGTAGCAAGCAAAACTGGAACCTTCTTCCAACACAG GCAATTTATGCAAGTGTTCTCCCCGGGGAGCTGATGAGAGGTCACATGTCTCAGTTTCCTGTCTTTCCCAGCTGGCTGGGGAAATTTTCATCCACAGGCAAACATGATCGTATCATTCAAGAACTGGCAATGCATATGAGCCTCAG AACCCAGACGTGCAAGAGGACGGTAAACATGGAGTATTTGTCGTATTTGCGGGATGCACTTGTCCAGCCCTTGAAAGACTTCGGAACAGATGGTGTACAAGAAGCTATAACATTCATGGACTCTTACTGCTTGATGAAAGAAGATGTTGAAAATATCATGGAAATAAGCATGTGGGGAGGCAAACCCAGTCCTTTTTCAAAGCTGGATCCCAAG GTCAAAGCAGCTTTCACACGTGCCTATAATAAAGAGGCACACCTGACTCCATATTCACTTAATTCTGTCAAGACATTTAAACAGCAGTCAGGGTCTATGGTGGCCCTGGAACCGAGTGAAGACTTGAATGTGGAAGAGATCCAGTCTGATGAGGATGAGCAGGATACTGTTGAAAGTGATGCAATGATTAAG caaaaaaaggcaaagtctTCCAAGccaacaaaaagagagaaaaatgaagaaacaacaaagaaagaagggaaaagaaaagagaaaacaagacaataa